The following proteins are encoded in a genomic region of Strix aluco isolate bStrAlu1 chromosome 23, bStrAlu1.hap1, whole genome shotgun sequence:
- the NHERF4 gene encoding Na(+)/H(+) exchange regulatory cofactor NHE-RF4: MPSGWVLPRLSKVLGLEGDKKSIVKFEFNPKDGIDNPALSLTEDTDGEGVGEPRFYLLSKGNTETFGFCLHEELGCQGHVIRQVELGGLAQRRGLQDGDRLLQVNGHFVDHMDHRRVVQKIKASGNQVLLAVLDGDSYEAAKALGRDLSQMLPADIRPRLCHIMRDKSGFGFGVSGPEGTKGTFQLSVQQDGPAERAGVPPGSWLLELNGASVRSYSHAQLARKLKQSGSKVTLLVATSAVEEFYRLRGLRVMAALADTSWLPFKVRELHMVKGPAGYGFLLKEDDCSSGATGQFLWDVDAGLPAEQAGMKEGDRLLAVNGESIEGLDHQQTVLRIRAHDDQVTLLVIDPAGDEFYQSIGLSPLLFFEDSDPALGSHTPSLPSPSGSPGLCHIEVGPKGPGFWLVAAANSIGITQSPHQEEQRRLHQAF, translated from the exons ATGCCCAGTGGCTGGGTGCTTCCAAGGCTGTCAAAGGTGCTGG GGCTCGAGGGTGACAAGAAGTCCATCGT AAAATTTGAATTTAACCCCAAAGATGGGATCGACAACCCTGCCTTGTCTCTGACTGAGGACACGG ATGGCGAGGGTGTGGGGGAGCCCCGCTTCTATCTCCTGAGCAAGGGCAACACAGAGACCTTCGGCTTCTGCCTCCATGAGGAACTGGGCTGCCAGGGCCACGTCATCCGGCAGGTCGAGCTGGGGGGTCTGGCCCAGCGCAGGGGGCTGCAGGATGGGGACCGGCTCCTCCAGGTCAATGGCCACTTCGTGGACCACATGGACCACCGCAGG GTGGTGCAGAAGATCAAGGCCAGCGGGAACCAGGTCCTACTGGCGGTGCTGGACGGTGACTCCTACGAAGCAGCCAAAGCCCTGGGCAGGGACCTGTCCCAGATGCTGCCAGCTGACATCCGCCCACGTCTCTGCCACATCATGCGGGACAAAAGCGGTTTCGGCTTTGGCGTGTCAGGTCCAGAAG gCACGAAGGGCACCTTCCAGCTGTCAGTGCAGCAGGATGGGCCAGCGGAAAGAGCAGGGGTGCCACCAGGCTCCTGGCTCCTGGAGCTGAATGGGGCCAGCGTGAGGAGCTACTCGCACGCGCAGCTCGCCAGAAAG CTTAAGCAGAGCGGCAGCAAGGTGACGCTGCTGGTGGCAACCAGTGCTGTGGAGGAGTTTTACCGCCTGCGGGGCCTGCGGGTCATGGCTGCCTTGGCGGACACCTCCTGGCTCCCCTTCAAGGTCCGGGAGCTGCACATGGTGAAGGGTCCAGCTGGCTACGGGTTTCTGCTCAAGGAGGATGACTGCAGCTCAGGGGCCACAG GCCAGTTCCTGTGGGACGTGGATGCGGGGCTGCCGGCCGAGCAGGCAGGGATGAAGGAAGGGGACCGTCTCCTGGCTGTGAATGGTGAGAGCATCGAGGGGCTGGACCACCAGCAGACAGTGCTCAGGATCCGTGCCCATGATGACCAGGTCACGCTGCTGGTCATTGACCCCGCTGGCGATGAGTTCTACCAGTCG ATCGGGCTGTCCCCTCTGCTATTTTTTGAGGATAGTGACCCTGCCTTAGGCTCCCACAcaccctccctgccctctcccagtGGCTCCCCTGGACTCTGTCACATTGAGGTGGGACCAAAGGGACCTGGCTTCTGGCTGGTAGCTGCTGCCAACAGTATCGGGATCACACAG agcccacaccaggaggagcagaggaggctgcACCAGGCGTTCTAG
- the DRC12 gene encoding dynein regulatory complex protein 12, whose amino-acid sequence MPLKNKGKGKKGVKQQQQQKRNISARAASWGLRKRELGAPGRRIVLGPCGPVWLLLSRLPQPCSPYTRAAAQLGLMDTGDRGCKHAPGWGGVSEGVPKALCTVSMAPSSLQNPSPQSQMSTHLSRAAASSKTCYTLCLTGACTNTALVLVFEPEKAKLSTIPWRDVIWQAKADNEGLKQRLWDLEKVLEQAQEDKRDIREEMTRQYQELQKQTAAHSQRLEAKVKSLQEQLAARLQESQQTQETATRALAERDRTITQLQGRLDAMERECEKILHGSLDLVLAKMAEASQHWEELGTTIAMKHKERLREFGLNPLEI is encoded by the exons ATGCCTCTGAAGaacaaagggaaagggaaaaaaggagtgaagcagcagcagcagcagaagagaaatatATCAG CGAGGGCAGCATCGTGGGGGCTGCGGAAGCGGGAGCTGGGAGCACCAGGGCGAAGGATTGTTCTGGGGCCCTGTGGGCCCGTCTGGCTGCTGCTTTCGCgtctcccccagccctgctcaccctACACCAGGGCAGCAGCACAGTTAGGCCTGATGGATACAGGAGACAGGGGG TGCAAGCATGCACCAGGCTGGGGCGGGGTTTCGGAAGGAGTCCCCAAGGCTCTATGCACCGTGTCTATGGCCCCGTCTTCACTGCAAAATCCCAGCCCTCAGTCCCAAATGAGCACACATCTCTCCAGGGCAGCTGCTTCAAGTAAAACCTGCTACACCCTGTGTCTGACAGGTGCCTGCACAAATACTGCCCTGGTGCTGGTGTTTGAGCCGGAG AAAGCCAAGCTGAGCACAA TTCCCTGGAGGGACGTGATCTGGCAGGCAAAAGCTGACAATGAAGGGCTCAAGCAGAGGCTGTGGGACCTGGAAAAGGTGCTGGAGCAGGCCCAGGAAGACAAGCGAGACATTCGTGAAG AAATGACCCGGCAATACcaggagctgcagaagcagaCAGCAGCCCACAGCCAGCGCTTGGAGGCGAAGGTAAAGAGCCTGCAGGAGCAGCTCG CTGCCAGGCTCCAGGAGAGCCAGCAGACCCAGGAGACTGCCACCCGGGCACTAGCAGAGAGGGACAGGACCAtcacccagctgcagggcaggctcGATGCCATGGAGAGGGAGTGTGAGAAGATCCTCCAT GGTAGCCTGGACCTTGTACTGGCCAAGATGGCAGAGGCGAGCCAGCACTGGGAAGAGCTAGGAACAACTATTGCCATGAAGCACAAGGAGCGCCTACGGGAGTTTGGCCTCAACCCCCTGGAGATATAG